A single region of the Halorussus gelatinilyticus genome encodes:
- a CDS encoding DUF389 domain-containing protein, producing the protein MSPRVSLTEKCENKYEQVALDTSYLVLMTMSGVLAGVALLTNSIPILIGAMVIAPALTPLELVSAGIAANRLKRAGFGVLVAFVGLLAATAGAVVTTVTLNMTGVLPPAENLVDKPLLEERITAGWYSVVAAAAAGIAAGITTDKERQDTLVGVVAALALVPAAAAGGITLLSRAPVKASGGLLLLVLNAGMVVITGTVTLWLGARGDRKADTSK; encoded by the coding sequence ATGTCTCCTAGAGTCTCACTTACCGAAAAGTGCGAGAACAAGTACGAACAGGTCGCCCTTGATACGTCGTATCTTGTTTTGATGACGATGTCCGGTGTGCTTGCTGGCGTGGCTCTCCTCACCAACTCGATTCCAATCCTCATCGGGGCGATGGTCATTGCCCCGGCATTGACGCCGTTGGAACTCGTTTCTGCTGGCATTGCTGCCAACCGGTTGAAGCGAGCCGGATTCGGGGTCTTGGTCGCGTTCGTCGGTCTGTTGGCTGCGACTGCTGGGGCTGTCGTGACGACGGTGACACTGAACATGACCGGAGTTCTCCCACCTGCGGAGAACCTCGTTGATAAACCACTACTCGAGGAACGCATTACGGCCGGCTGGTACAGCGTCGTTGCTGCTGCCGCGGCGGGTATCGCGGCGGGGATAACGACCGACAAAGAACGGCAAGACACGCTAGTCGGCGTCGTCGCTGCCCTCGCACTCGTCCCGGCCGCAGCTGCTGGGGGAATAACATTACTGTCACGAGCGCCTGTTAAGGCCAGTGGTGGCCTGCTCTTACTCGTCCTCAATGCAGGCATGGTCGTGATAACTGGGACGGTGACACTCTGGCTCGGAGCTCGTGGCGATCGGAAAGCGGACACAAGCAAATAG
- a CDS encoding DUF5789 family protein — MADDKQGRDEQADDQKRRQRERMQEEAHTRADEEEPMRVDSGEGLGDLDEALKSHDYPATTNELVEAYGDYELETQGGKKSLEDVFALTDDEMYDSAEDVHRRLLELIGR; from the coding sequence ATGGCAGATGATAAACAGGGCCGAGATGAGCAAGCGGATGATCAAAAACGTCGCCAGCGAGAGCGGATGCAAGAGGAGGCACATACCCGTGCCGATGAAGAAGAGCCGATGCGCGTCGACTCTGGTGAGGGGCTTGGTGATCTTGATGAAGCGCTCAAATCGCACGACTATCCAGCCACGACAAATGAGTTGGTTGAAGCCTATGGCGATTATGAACTTGAAACTCAGGGCGGCAAGAAATCCCTGGAGGACGTGTTCGCTTTAACTGATGACGAAATGTATGACTCAGCCGAGGACGTT
- a CDS encoding M24 family metallopeptidase produces the protein MNPDLSPLADALREADADGYLLDASSEESDQLYLSGFDAPDPFVTLYTPDGTHLLVSGLEYGRATEESSADSVARLSEYGYQERVAEYGRTEGTHRVVAAFLDDRGVASVAAPERFPLGTADDLREQGVAVEVLDEDVVTEIRAVKTDEEIDHVHAAQRANEAAMRAAEDLLEAATVEDGVLYHDGEELTSERVKEEIEVTLLRHGCALDETIVAYGADAAGPHNRGSGPLRADETIVIDIFPRDKATKYHGDMTRTFVKGEANEEIRRRYDDTYDAFEAALDAVEPGATGKEVHDAVCDLYEDRGYDTLRSDPSAETGFIHSTGHGIGLDVHEQPSVSPDGGELKPGHVVTIEPGLYDPDVGGIRIEDLVVVTEDGYENLTNYPIRLELE, from the coding sequence ATGAACCCCGACCTGTCGCCGTTGGCGGACGCGCTGCGCGAGGCCGACGCGGACGGCTACCTGCTCGACGCCAGTTCCGAGGAGTCCGACCAGTTGTACCTCTCCGGATTCGACGCGCCCGACCCCTTCGTCACGCTCTACACGCCGGACGGGACCCACCTGCTGGTCTCCGGCCTCGAATACGGCCGCGCGACCGAAGAGAGCAGCGCGGACTCGGTGGCCCGCCTCTCGGAGTACGGCTATCAGGAGAGGGTCGCCGAGTACGGTCGCACCGAGGGCACACACCGCGTGGTGGCGGCGTTCTTGGACGACCGCGGCGTCGCGTCGGTCGCCGCGCCCGAGCGGTTCCCCCTCGGTACCGCCGACGACCTGCGCGAGCAGGGCGTCGCCGTGGAAGTGCTGGACGAGGACGTAGTGACGGAGATTCGCGCGGTCAAGACCGACGAGGAGATAGACCACGTTCACGCCGCACAGCGGGCCAACGAGGCGGCGATGCGCGCGGCCGAGGACCTGCTCGAAGCCGCCACCGTCGAGGACGGCGTGCTGTACCACGACGGCGAGGAGTTGACCAGCGAGCGCGTCAAAGAGGAGATAGAGGTCACGCTCCTCCGGCACGGCTGCGCGCTGGACGAGACAATCGTCGCCTACGGCGCGGACGCCGCCGGGCCGCACAACCGCGGGAGCGGGCCGCTCCGGGCGGACGAGACCATCGTCATCGACATCTTCCCGCGCGACAAGGCGACGAAGTACCACGGCGATATGACCCGAACGTTCGTCAAAGGCGAGGCCAACGAGGAGATTCGGCGGCGCTACGACGACACCTACGACGCCTTCGAGGCGGCCCTCGACGCCGTGGAACCCGGCGCGACGGGCAAGGAGGTCCACGACGCGGTGTGCGACCTGTACGAGGACCGGGGCTACGACACCCTCCGGAGCGACCCCTCCGCGGAGACCGGGTTCATCCACAGCACGGGCCACGGCATCGGACTCGACGTTCACGAGCAACCCTCGGTCAGTCCGGACGGCGGCGAACTGAAGCCGGGCCACGTCGTTACCATCGAACCGGGTCTCTACGACCCGGACGTGGGCGGCATCCGCATCGAGGACCTCGTGGTCGTGACCGAGGACGGCTACGAGAACCTGACCAACTACCCGATTCGGTTGGAACTGGAGTAG